The Meriones unguiculatus strain TT.TT164.6M chromosome 1, Bangor_MerUng_6.1, whole genome shotgun sequence genome has a segment encoding these proteins:
- the Zbtb7b gene encoding zinc finger and BTB domain-containing protein 7B, producing MGSSEDDLIGIPFPDHSSELLSCLNEQRQLGHLCDLTIRTQGLEYRTHRAVLAACSHYFKKLFTEGGGGAVMGTGGGGTAAGGVGAGVCELDFVGPEALGALLEFAYTATLTTSSANMPAVLQAARLLEIPCVIAACMEILQGSGLEAPSPDEDDCERARQYLEAFATATTTASTSGMPNGEDSPPQGPLLPPPPPPPRPVARRSRKPRKAFLQTKGARANHLVSEVPTALTHSLTYEEEEVVGKVGNSGSSGLGDSYSPPTGAASSPGGPLNYEGFEGEEEEEELVYPPTYGLAQSSEPPLSPEELGSDEDTIDPDLMAYLSSLHQDALAPGLDGQDKLVRKRRSQMPQECPVCHKIIHGAGKLPRHMRTHTGEKPFACEVCGVRFTRNDKLKIHMRKHTGERPYSCPHCPARFLHSYDLKNHMHLHTGDRPYECHLCHKAFAKEDHLQRHLKGQNCLEVRTRRRRKDDAPPHYPPPPTTTPSSAGLDLSNGHLDTFRLSLARFWEQSAPTGPLVTTQGPPEEEEEEGTPTTPQAEGAMESS from the exons ATGGGGAGCTCTGAAGATGACCTGATTGGAATTCCATTCCCAGACCACAGCAGCGAGCTCCTGAGCTGCCTCAATGAGCAGCGACAGCTGGGCCACCTATGCGATCTCACCATCAGGACGCAGGGGCTTGAGTACCGCACCCACAGAGCTGTGCTGGCTGCCTGTAGCCACTACTTCAAGAAGCTCTTCACGGAGGGTGGAGGGGGGGCTGTCATGGGAACAGGGGGTGGTGGGACAGCTGCTGGAGGAGTAGGGGCCGGTGTGTGTGAGCTGGATTTTGTAGGGCCAGAGGCCCTGGGTGCCCTGCTCGAATTTGCCTACACAGCCACACTGACCACTAGCAGCGCCAACATGCCGGCTGTCCTCCAAGCTGCCAGGCTCCTGGAAATTCCCTGTGTCATTGCTGCCTGCATGGAGATTCTCCAAGGCAGTGGGCTAGAAGCCCCCAGCCCAGATGAGGATGACTGTGAACGAGCCCGACAGTACCTGGAGGCTTttgccactgccaccaccacagcCTCAACCTCAGGAATGCCCAATGGTGAAGACAGCCCTCCACAGGGGCCCctcctaccaccaccaccaccaccacctcgaCCTGTTGCCCGCCGCAGCCGCAAGCCCCGAAAAGCTTTTCTTCAAACCAAGGGGGCCCGAGCCAACCACCTGGTCTCTGAGGTACCCACAGCGCTCACCCATTCCTTGACCTATGAGGAAGAAGAGGTGGTTGGTAAAGTGGGCAACAGTGGGAGCAGTGGGCTTGGGGACAGCTACAGTCCTCCTACAGGTGCTGCCTCATCTCCTGGGGGGCCCCTGAACTATGAAGGCTTTGAgggtgaggaagaagaggaggagctgGTATATCCCCCAACCTATGGGCTAGCACAAAGCAGTGAGCCCCCATTGTCACCAGAGGAACTGGGCTCAGATGAAGATACCATCGATCCTGACCTGATGGCCTACCTAAGTTCCCTGCACCAGGACGCCCTGGCACCAGGCCTGGACGGCCAAGACAAGCTGGTGCGTAAACGCCGTTCACAGATGCCCCAAGAGTGCCCAGTCTGTCACAAGATAATCCATGGGGCAGGCAAACTGCCCCGCCACATGAGGACCCATACTGGTGAGAAGCCTTTTGCCTGTGAGGTCTGCGGTGTCCGCTTCACCAG GAATGACAAGCTGAAGATCCACATGCGGAAGCACACAGGAGAACGCCCCTACTCGTGCCCACACTGCCCAGCCCGCTTCCTGCATAGCTACGACCTCAAGAACCACATGCACCTGCACACTGGGGACCGGCCCTATGAGTGCCACCTGTGCCACAAGGCGTTCGCTAAGGAGGACCACCTGCAGCGCCATCTCAAGGGCCAGAACTGCCTGGAGGTGCGCACCCGAAGGCGCCGCAAGGATGACGCGCCGCCGCACTACCCACCACCCCCGACCACCACCCCCTCCTCTGCGGGCCTTGACCTCTCCAACGGCCACTTGGACACCTTCCGCCTCTCTCTGGCTCGATTCTGGGAGCAGTCGGCCCCCACAGGACCCCTAGTCACTACACAAGGgccccctgaggaggaagaggaggagggaacaCCTACCACACCACAGGCCGAAGGGGCCATGGAGTCCTCTTAA